A window from Mya arenaria isolate MELC-2E11 chromosome 9, ASM2691426v1 encodes these proteins:
- the LOC128202919 gene encoding mitogen-activated protein kinase kinase kinase 3-like has translation MANIWLPTDLLNEKEANNWIKAAFAIRITNEGLQGFVDDVLTCVHQDIYSAVRTSKGLPSGAACAHCFTENVLNCPTRGICTSTRNCRFHNCPQKLYAPCPVGICECVRDEIVKHHRFSGPSWKNTNADKWSTIPWEIGKCFLPPDGYKTVSSIKDIDFNGVIAVMMNCEDFRNKLSFNSATQQNLLTEVRDIGRRVRHSHDQRVKNTELVDFLFKLRTLLEDKTELANRPEAQNAVEQLKKLQVAALEIIDVNEQEVLKKVSVPQVPRDRVKGKMLGKGSFGEVYLCLDRDTGRELACKEVKLVTINDEVSREVKALKNEISSLRFFPHERIVQYYGCISEEQCLILVMEYMPGGSLYTMVKDYGALTEAVTGRYTRQILEGLEYLHDNSILHRDIKGANILRDNSGKIKLADFGSSKRLKTIVECSGIEKTNSFVGTAHWMAPEVIKGENYDRKADIWSVGCTVVEMLTKSPPWFELEHHAALYKIATATFPRYRLPDNTTSDVHDFLNLVFNLDSTLRPTAQDLLSHPMVSR, from the exons ATGGCAAACATATGGCTTCCTACTGATTTACTGAACGAGAAGGAAGCCAATAACTGGATCAAGGCCGCCTTCGCAATCAGAATCACTAATGAGGGTCTACAAGGTTTTGTGGATGATGTGCTGACATGCGTACACCAGGACATCTATAGCGCCGTTAGAACATCCAAGGGTCTTCCATCCGGGGCAGCATGTGCACATTGTTTCACAGAAAACGTGTTGAATTGCCCAACTCGTGGGATATGCACCAGTACTAGAAACTGTAGATTTCATAACTGTCCTCAAAAACTGTATGCTCCTTGTCCAGTCGGGATTTGTGAATGCGTCCGTGATGAAATAGTCAAACATCACAGGTTTTCGGGACCATCATGGAAGAATACGAACGCCGACAAATGGAGCACCATTCCCTGGGAGATAGGCAAGTGTTTCCTGCCTCCTGATGGCTACAAGACCGTGTCCTCCATCAAAGACATTGACTTCAACGGAGTGATCGCCGTCATGATGAATTGCGAGGATTTCCGGAACAAGCTGTCGTTTAACAGTGCGACACAGCAAAATTTATTAACAGAG gtTCGGGACATTGGTCGACGCGTACGCCATTCCCATGACCAGAGGGTCAAGAACACAGAACTAGTGGACTTCCTGTTCAAGCTCCGCACTCTGCTGGAGGATAAGACTGAACTAGCAAATCGACCCGAGGCACAAAACGCTGTTgaacagcttaagaag CTGCAAGTCGCCGCCTTGGAGATCATCGATGTGAATGAACAGGAGGTGTTGAAGAAAG TTTCAGTACCCCAGGTCCCGAGAGACCGGGTTAAAGGCAAAATGCTGGGTAAGGGATCATTCGGGGAGGTGTATTTGTGTCTTGACCGTGACACAGGGCGTGAGCTAGCATGCAAGGAGGTCAAACTGGTCACTATCAACGATGAAGTCTCTAGG GAGGTTAAAGCCCTAAAAAATGAGATAAGTTCGTTACGTTTCTTTCCTCATGAGCGAATAGTTCAGTACTACGGCTGCATATCGGAGGAACAATGTTTGATACTAGTTATGGAATACATGCCTGGG GGTTCTTTGTATACTATGGTCAAGGATTATGGGGCCTTGACGGAGGCCGTTACAGGGCGATATACCCGTCAAATCCTGGAAGGACTCGAATATCTACATGACAATTCCATACTTCACAGGGACATCAAAG GTGCTAATATTTTACGTGATAACTCTGGCAAAATAAAGTTGGCTGACTTTGGCTCGAGTAAGCGTTTAAAGACCATTGTCGAATGCAGTGGCATTGAGAAGACAAATTCGTTCGTGGGCACCGCACACTGGATGGCACCGGAAGTGATCAAGGGCGAGAATTACGACAGAAAAGCAGACATATG gAGTGTTGGTTGTACAGTGGTAGAAATGTTGACAAAGTCACCTCCATGGTTTGAGCTCGAACATCATGCAGCCTTATATAAAATAGCGACAGCTACCTTTCCTAGGTACCGTTTACCTGACAATACCACGAGCGATGTGCATGACTTCTTAAATCTTGTTTTCAATCTGGATTCTACACTGAGACCAACAGCACAGGACCTTTTGTCACACCCCATGGTCAGTAGGTGA